Part of the Arthrobacter sp. MMS18-M83 genome is shown below.
TGCCGACGTTGTTCGTATCGGCGACCGCCATGCCGCCCGCAGCGACGATCTCGCTTACGACCTCGTTGGCGGGCCCGGCGTCGCTCCCTTCACCCTCTTTCGAGCCTCCGAGGTCGTTCACGACAACCTTCGCGCCGCGTTCAGCGAGCAGCAGGGCATGCGCGCGGCCCAGGCCGCGGCCGGCCCCCGTCACTATGGCAACACGTCCGTCGAATCGTAGGTCAGGGGTGGCGTTCATGGTTCTCCTTTGAAATAGCCGTGGATCAGATTTCATCACAGCTGCTCAAAAATATCAATCGAGAACTGTCCGAAAATTCCTGCTTTCCCGGCACGCCGTTGTAATTATTGAGCGTTAGTGCTTGAATTATGTCCGGTGGTCGCCAGAGAGGCACCGATTGAGTAGGAGTGAAGTCAAATGGCAGAACAGACCAGCAGCGACGTCGATGTCGAAGTACTGGTGATTGGCGCAGGTGTTGTCGGCATCTACGCGCTCCAGCGTGCGCTTGAGGCCGGGTTCTCGGCCCAGACGCTGGAGGCGGGAGAGGGCGTCGGCGGCGTCTGGTACTGGAACCGTTACCCCTCCGCTCGCTTCGATTCCGAAAGCTACACGTACGGCTACATCCACTCCAAGGGCCTCTTCGACAAGTGGCGTTGGGAGGAGGAGTTCGCTACCCAGCCCGAGATCGAGCGCTACCTCAACTTCGTGGTGGACCACTTCGACCTGCGGGGGCACATCCGCACGGGCCAGAAGGTCGTCTCGGCAGTGTGGAACGAGGTGGACACGGCATGGACAGTGTCGACCGAGAAGGGCGAAACCATCCGGGCACGCTGGGTCGTCTCGGCGACCGGCGGTCTCTCCGTGCCGAACTACCCCGACCTGGATGGCCTTGAGGACTTCAAGGGGCAGGCCTGCCACACCGGCGCCTGGCCGCAAACCCCGGTCGATTTCACGGGAAAGCGGGTTGCCATCATCGGCAACGGGCCGAGCGGCGCGCAAATCCTGCCTGCCATCGTTGACCTGGTCGAGTCCGTGGACCTCTACCAGCGCACCCCGACCTGGACGACACCGCTAAACAACGCGCCCATCACCGATGAGCGCCACGCGTGGCTTATCAAGAACTTCGACGAGATTGCCGGGAAGCTGGGATCCCCGGCGAACCCGACCGGCTTCCTGCACGAGCCCGCTGGCAAGTTCTCGACCGACGACTCCTTCGAGGAGCGGCAGGCCTTCTACGAGAAGGTCTGGAACAGCCCGGGCTTTGGCAAGCTCACTACCAACTACTACGACATGACAACGAACCGCGAGGTCAACCTCGAGTTTTGCGAGTTTCTCGCCAACAAGGTCCGCAGCATCGTCAAGGATCCCATTACGGCCGAACGGCTGATCCCGAAGGACCACCTGTTCGGCGCGAAGCGCCCGCCGTTCGTCTCGCACTATTACGAGTCGTTCAACAATCCGAGGGCCTCGCTGATCGCGCTCAGGGAGACGCCAATTGTGCGGGTCGACGGGACCGGCATCGAAACGACCGAGGGGCATCGCGAGTACGACATCATCGTCTTCGCCACCGGCTTCGACTTTGGTACCGGCGCCCTCACGCGCATGGGCATCAAGGGCCTCGACGGCCTCGACCTCAGCACGGACTGGGAAGACGGCCCCGCGGACTTCGGTGGGTTCAGCGCACACCAGCTGCCGAACTTCTTCTTCCCTGGCGGGCCGCACGGCGCCGGCGGTGGCAACTACCCGCGCTATTCGCAGGACCAGATCGACTGGATCACTGCCACCCTGATCTACGCGCGTGAGCACGGCTACGAGCGTTTCGAACCGACCGCCGAACAGCAAGAAGGGTGGATGAACATGATCGAGACCCTCGCGCCCAAATCCATCTTCTCGGCAGAGCACAGCCACTACTACGGCGCGAACGTCGAGGGCAAGGTGCGCAAGTTCCTGCTCAACCCGGGCGGACGCGCCAAGCTGCACGAGATGCTGGGCGAAATGACCGCAACCGGGAACTACGGCGGCGCGTTGTCGACCGTGCGCGAGCGTGTGAGCGCGGTATGACGCCTGCCCCGCCCGAAAAGCCCGTTCCATACGAAAAGGAGAATGAAATGACCGATAACACACTGCCACCACGCGAGATGCTGCTGGCGCTCGTCAACCCCGTGGAGGACCGCGACGAAGCGTTCCGCCCCTGGTACTGGGAGACACATATACCTGAGGTGCTTGGGCTTCCCGGCTTCGTGGCGGCCCAGCGCTACCGCGCCGCCACGGACGCGCCCGCTTCGGTCTCGCACCAGTACGCGACGATCTACGAAGTCGAAGGATCTGCAGCCTCTGCCCGCGACATGCTGTTCGGGGCTGGCCTCGGCATGAGCCCGGACCTCGATCTGGGCACCATGGTGTTCGTTCCTTTCGTCGCAGAAGGGAACCCCGTCCTCCCATAGAGGCTCGGGACCACGAGCGCAAGATAGTCAGAAACTTAGGAGAGAATAAGCATGGTTTTAAGCAGCAGGCGGCCCGGCGGGCCGTGGGGACTGGCCCGGTGAGCGCGATGACACGAGTCGCGGTGGTGACCGGGGGTGCTTCCGGCATCGGCAGGGCGATTTCCACCCGGCTCGCCGACGAGGGGTACGCCGTTGCCGTCCTGGACGTAAACGGCGAGGGCGCCGAGCTCGTCGCCAAGGAGCTGTCCGCGGCAGGCGGCAAGGCGGTGGGATACCAGGTTGACGTAAGCGATCGAGCCCAAGTCGACCATGCCATCGAGAAAGCCCGGGGCGAGCTCGGCCCCATCGGAGTGCTGGTCTCCAGTGCAGCCGTGGCGGTCCAGGAGCCTTTCGCCGAAATCACGCCCGAATCCTGGAACCGCGTTCTCGCCATCAACCTGACGGGCACCTTCAACTGCGTCCAGTCCGTGATCCACGACATGGTGGACGCCCAATGGGGCAGGATCGTCCTGATCTCCTCCGTGAGTGCCCAGACCGGAGCGCCGAGCCTGGCGGCCTACTCGGCCTCGAAGGGCGGCGTGATCGCACTGACCAGGACCCTGGCCCTGGAATACGCATCCTCAGGCCTGACCGTCAACAGCATCGCTCCCTCCGCGATCGACACACCGGCCCTACGCAAGAAGCAGGAGGCAGGGATACTTCCACCGAGCGATGTCCTGGGGAAGGGCCTTCCTGTCGGGCGCATCGGCACGGGCGAGGACATCGCCGCTTCCTGCGCGTTTCTCTGCTCGGATCAGGCCTCATTCATCACCGGACAGATCATGGGCGTCAACGGTGGCACATTCACCGGGTGACGAACTGCCACTGATTGAGTACTGCGCGGGGGCCGGCGCGTTTCCTGCCCGCCGTTGGATCAGATACGACGACTGGTCTTGTGTTCTCGGACAGGAGGTCGAGATCCGGCGCGGGCCGAAGACTGTCCGGCGCGGCCGTGTGGACATGGTCTCCGAGGACTCCTCAATCGTCTGGATTGCCGGGGACCATGCCCAGGCACGCGCGCTCTACATGAAGGACGACGGGTACGAGGCGTGGGTCAGCCCGCCCTGCATCCAGACGATGGGACCCTGACTTTCACCGCCTGCGGCATCGTAGCTGCTTGCGATGCCACAGGTCTTCCATTCACCACAGCACCGACGTTCCACCAATAGGAACATCCAAAGAAAGAAGGTCGTGCAATGACCAGTTTCGTACCAGGAGAGGTAGCCGTGGTAACCGCCGCGGGAAGCGGCATCGGGAAGTCGCTTGCCCTGGCGTTGGCGGCCCGCGGGCTCAAGCTCGTGATTGCCGACATCGATTCGAACGGATTGGAGGCCACCCGCGATGAGCTGAAGTCATTCGACACCGAAGTCCTCGCGGTGCCCACCGACGTAACCGATGCAGAATCGGTCGACAGGCTCGCGCGCACAACTCTTGAGCATTTCGGCACTTTTGACCTCATATGCAACAACGTCGGGGCCGCCAATGCCCAGCGCCCGTCCTGGGAGATCAGCCCGGATGCCTGGCAGCGACTGCTTTCCCTGAACCTATGGAGCGTCATCAACGGGATCCGTGCCTTCGTGCCGCACATGGTCGAAAAGAACCACGGCCATGTGCTGAACACGGCCTCCATGTCCGGCCTGTCCATCGTCCCGGGCATCGCCGACTACATCGTAACCAAGCACGCCGTCGTCGCACTCACCGAGACGCTGCGTGCCGAATTGGACGCATCGGCGCCTGGCGTCAGCGCCACCGTCCTCTGCCCGGGCATCGTCCGCACGCCCATGAGCGCGGCCATCGAATCCGAGCGCGTCGAGAACGCCGCAGGGTCCTCCGCAAGAAGAGGCTCCATCCCTGCCGTTCCGGCCATAAACCCCCACGACGTGGCAGAGAACGCACTCGCGGCCATGGAAGCCAACTATCTCTACGCGGTGCCAGCCATCGATCCTCTGATGCGGATCCGTCCCACGGTGGACCGCCTGCTCCAGGAAGTATCCAGCCAACCTCGAGCCATAACGGCCCATCCCTGAGGCAATCGGGGGCGCCCCAAGGCGACCCGGCGCGGGCCATCCATCCCGAACACGGCCGCCCGTCGGAAAGGTATCTCTTAACTCACTTACGCCCGATGCTTCGATTCTTCGTCAGAACGCGTGTCCTGTTGAGTAGACTCATCCAGAATGACTTCGAACTGAGACGATTTCGCTAAGTCGTAGCAGGGAGATGTCGGAGAGTCCTGGAGGGGCAATGAGTACGAACGAGACGGCTGCCGAATCGGAGCCGGTGGCGGACAGGCAGCGGCATCCGCTGGCCCGCGGTATCGAGCTGTTGACCATTATGGTCGACACGGGCGAGGATTCCTACGGTGTGCGCGAACTGGGTTCCCTCATGGGTGTCAGTGCGAGCACTGCCCACCGGCTGCTCACGGACTTGGAGAAGCTCGGGATGGTCGGGCGCACGCCCGATGGCGCGTATCGGCTTGGGCTCGAGTTCCTGCGGCTTGCCTGGGCGACGACGGCCCGTCT
Proteins encoded:
- a CDS encoding flavin-containing monooxygenase; this translates as MAEQTSSDVDVEVLVIGAGVVGIYALQRALEAGFSAQTLEAGEGVGGVWYWNRYPSARFDSESYTYGYIHSKGLFDKWRWEEEFATQPEIERYLNFVVDHFDLRGHIRTGQKVVSAVWNEVDTAWTVSTEKGETIRARWVVSATGGLSVPNYPDLDGLEDFKGQACHTGAWPQTPVDFTGKRVAIIGNGPSGAQILPAIVDLVESVDLYQRTPTWTTPLNNAPITDERHAWLIKNFDEIAGKLGSPANPTGFLHEPAGKFSTDDSFEERQAFYEKVWNSPGFGKLTTNYYDMTTNREVNLEFCEFLANKVRSIVKDPITAERLIPKDHLFGAKRPPFVSHYYESFNNPRASLIALRETPIVRVDGTGIETTEGHREYDIIVFATGFDFGTGALTRMGIKGLDGLDLSTDWEDGPADFGGFSAHQLPNFFFPGGPHGAGGGNYPRYSQDQIDWITATLIYAREHGYERFEPTAEQQEGWMNMIETLAPKSIFSAEHSHYYGANVEGKVRKFLLNPGGRAKLHEMLGEMTATGNYGGALSTVRERVSAV
- a CDS encoding DUF4286 family protein, giving the protein MTDNTLPPREMLLALVNPVEDRDEAFRPWYWETHIPEVLGLPGFVAAQRYRAATDAPASVSHQYATIYEVEGSAASARDMLFGAGLGMSPDLDLGTMVFVPFVAEGNPVLP
- a CDS encoding SDR family NAD(P)-dependent oxidoreductase, whose protein sequence is MTRVAVVTGGASGIGRAISTRLADEGYAVAVLDVNGEGAELVAKELSAAGGKAVGYQVDVSDRAQVDHAIEKARGELGPIGVLVSSAAVAVQEPFAEITPESWNRVLAINLTGTFNCVQSVIHDMVDAQWGRIVLISSVSAQTGAPSLAAYSASKGGVIALTRTLALEYASSGLTVNSIAPSAIDTPALRKKQEAGILPPSDVLGKGLPVGRIGTGEDIAASCAFLCSDQASFITGQIMGVNGGTFTG
- a CDS encoding SDR family NAD(P)-dependent oxidoreductase; this encodes MTSFVPGEVAVVTAAGSGIGKSLALALAARGLKLVIADIDSNGLEATRDELKSFDTEVLAVPTDVTDAESVDRLARTTLEHFGTFDLICNNVGAANAQRPSWEISPDAWQRLLSLNLWSVINGIRAFVPHMVEKNHGHVLNTASMSGLSIVPGIADYIVTKHAVVALTETLRAELDASAPGVSATVLCPGIVRTPMSAAIESERVENAAGSSARRGSIPAVPAINPHDVAENALAAMEANYLYAVPAIDPLMRIRPTVDRLLQEVSSQPRAITAHP